tattgataacAGAAAACTGTGAGAATAAAGTTAactacatatttatatataccataTATACTTAACGGTATGCAAACTCTTGTAAGTAAGTAATGTAATTATGTATGCATGTAATTTTATCGGTATTGTTTCTgatcatataattttatttattttgatgttaatTACAGTACACTTATTAATgaactattttatttactatttcaGTATTTTCATCTATGGATGTGCTTTCATGGGTTGCACAAGTTAGAAAACTGGAGGAAGAAAATGACAGGTTGCGACAGGAAATCAGACAGAGAGGGAAAGTTTCTGATGCTGCTTGCCAAACAGAGAGAGATACAAATTTCACTGCTGAAGAAGTTTCAAAGTCAAAGATCAAAAACTTGTTTGAATTTTACACTGGATTAAGTTATAGTAGATTTCTCATGCTTCTTGTGTTTCTctttccaagttgtgaaaatccaatcatttatgaagacaaaagaaaagaaacacatATTGACAAGTTTCCTTTGTCACAGCAGTTGTTTATGTACCTGTGCAGACTAAGAAATGCTTTAAATGTGAAAGATTTAGCATTCAGATTCAATATTAAGGTTCAAACTGTGTCAACAGTAATTAATGGGGTAgcgaagtacatgtatttgagattAGGTTCCTTAACTCTTTACCCCTTAATGCCACCTTTTGACGCATAGGCCATATCCTTAACACTCTACCCTGGGCTACCCTTAGACTGTTTTCAGATGAACTGAAAACAGCTGGTGTGTGTTTTTGAATAGACTTATTACAGGTCTTAGCAAATCAAACacatagaaaattatatatcaatggatttgtaataaattaaaattttaatattcattgaaaaaaaaaattttaagtcaCTAATAAAGCAATACAGGTGCTAAcaggtatatgaaaataaaactgagtgttccacattaaagttttattaagaATAATTTCACAAAAGATACttgataaacatatttaaaaatgtatgtatgacaaataattatttgataatatttatagaaagattCCATTATCATCATGGAATTCGTTTTttgattgtaaataattaaatgtaccTGTGGCTGACTTTTCAATTCATGTCTATCGTTTTCAGACTTATATTtacggtttttttttccaataatcATGATAAATGGTGTAAGAGGATTTGATAAATCTAGCATGTTAACTAAATAAGTGTgttgactttttgaaaaaatacaaatttaccggtatattcatGTATTTAGGGGTTGCAGGTAATGCACACCTTGTGTTCCGTTTTCTGTAGCAACACATGCAGATTTTCCCacaaaattttgcatgaatttgacATCTGGCTTTCATCTTTTAATCTCACTACCAATAAATCTAGAAAATTCTGCCTCTAAacttgattttaaacaaaaagtgaAAACATGTGCGATGTCCGCATCGTAGTCCGCCATCTTTGTTTATTGTAGTAATGCATCACGCCACCATACACAGGTAAATCACGtgatatctttatttagaaTGAGTGAACAACCATCCGTATACATGGCCAGGTGTATACCGgtcaatgtttataataaacaaCAGGTGTTGAGGGGTCTAATTAAAAGCTGTATATAGGGTGCGTCAAAAGTCGTCATTAAGGATATGGCCAGGGTCGTCAAAACGCGTCATTAAGGGTTAAAGGATAGAAACCTCTAAGGGGAAAAGAGTTAAGTTATTGGCCCCATCGAAATACAATCATAGGAATCATGCCAGAATCTTACAAACATGATTTTCCAAACTGTTTAGCTATTCTTGACTGTACCGAGCTAAAAACTGAAAAACCTTCATCATTGAAACAACAAAGTCAGTGCTATTCAGACTACAAATCATCCAATACATTAAAAGCTCTTGTTGTTTGTGACCCAAGAGGgtcaattttatttgtttcgGATTTATTTTCTGGAAGTATTTCTGACAATGATATCATTGAACAATGtggtttttatgattatttaaaacatttgaaagaaATGGAGTTTATTGCTAATAATGATGCCTTAATGGCTGACAAAGGGTTTCTAATTGAAAAAGAGTTGGCACTTTTAGATTTGCAGTTGAATATTCCACCCCTTGCATCTAGTGCTAGGCCATTTAGTGAAAGCGATGTAAACCTCACCAGAAAAATAGCTACTCATAGAATACACATTGAACGTGCCATCAATcaaataaagtgttttaaattattgaaaagaaaaattcctGTGAGCATGTTTAATTGTATTAATGCACATTGGTTTGTAGCTGCGATGTTGACAAATTTCCAAGATACTTTagtaaagttttgaaaatgaatgttcttgtttttatttaatatagtaCATGCATGCAAACATTTCTGTGTCTTATACCTGATATGGAAGCATTGACCCCATCTGTACACCACCTAGTGTTGTATCAATCAGCTGAACCTCCTCCTGAAGGAGGTAGGATAGTGGTGTTCCCACAGCTGCGGAATCTGTCTTTAGCTTTTTCACCTCCATAGCACCAATATCTGGTattcttaattaatttatatgcGGTGAGTTCATATATTCTAGTTTAGATTTATATTATTCAAACGTAACATGTCTCATGAAGACTTTATTATAAAAACCTTACAATAATTTGTCAGTACCTCATCTTTGGCATAATGCTATGGATAGGCCTCTTTTTTCTTGGGGTCTGTTTAGGTTTAGAAAACACCATTGCAGAAAGTGGTTCTGGGCTGATTTTGGACCCCCGTGGTTTATGCCACTGCTGTGGCATACTAGTGCAGGCAAGTGCTGAAGGAACTTCAGTCATGCCAAGATTTTTGTAGTGAATTAAAGTGTATAGCATACCAATTGAATGGGAACAAGTACCGCTTACtctgaaaagaatatttttaaacacgTATGTGGAATATGTTacgatgggttttttttaaaataaacatcataATCTTTCGATATAAGTACATACCCAGCTTTGCATGAGCAATGACTCTCTGTGATACTTGAAGTTGTGATCGTAATTGTCATGTTTATTTTGTGGGGAGCTTCACTTTTACGCATAGATCGAAAACATTTGGCGGCGATATCTATTGATTCATCACTGGACTTGTACAATTTTAACGCATGTACATAActattcatgaaataattataaccTCTTTCTTTCGCTCTCTTGGAAATTGATGTATTCTTGAAATAATCGAGAGAAATGTCCGAAGGGATTGATGTTAAGTTTATTTCGCCCGCCATGTTTACTTTAGAATGTCCGACCCGGAAGCGTCGCTATGACGTAACTAAGGGGGGCGGAGCTTATCGATGCAAAATGGATCGGTGTATTGACCAACGTTTGCCTATAActcaagatattttaaaaaagctcATATCAAGTTCAAGCTATGTTTGCTCATCTAATTTTGAAACCTTCCTATTTTGTGCTGCATTTTCTTTGGCATATCATGCCTTTTTGAGAGTAGGTGAATTTACAAGGAACAATGCCAATAACATTCACCATATTATTGGTATTAAGGACATACAGATAATCAACGACCAATCAATTAATAGGAAACTATTAAAGCTTACTGTTCCGTTTTCGAAAACCGACCAATCAGGAAAAGGTTCATCAATTCAGTTGGTTGAATCCGATACTCAAGCTATTTGCCCTATTTTGCTTTTACTAA
This genomic window from Magallana gigas chromosome 5, xbMagGiga1.1, whole genome shotgun sequence contains:
- the LOC136275449 gene encoding uncharacterized protein, yielding MVKHCSYGTCKSDSRYPEKLMGAKFIPFPKPKSDLEKCLRWISCCRRPHAQLNVDKITKHTYVCSKHFISLDGPSDEYPDPCDAQTGELHRARRKIIYLSQQSESDDLNSKTSSTSTDDSPDSHAMECCLTTQTTSNPVIDSSCQTEEELFSSMDVLSWVAQVRKLEEENDRLRQEIRQRGKVSDAACQTERDTNFTAEEVSKSKIKNLFEFYTGLSYSRFLMLLVFLFPSCENPIIYEDKRKETHIDKFPLSQQLFMYLCRLRNALNVKDLAFRFNIKVQTVSTVINGVAKYMYLRLGSLTLYPLMPPFDA